The region CAACCCTCCATATTACCCCCGAAGCGCGATTAAGTCAAGTTGTTTTTGGTCTTTCCAGGGGAGCAAATCTTTTCGAGATATTCTCTTGACAGTACCCCGCTCACCATACATACTAATTTGAAGATACGACCCGCAACGTTTCCGCCTGCCGTGGATTTGTTGTCGCACCTAACACCACCTTAATTGTAGTAATTTCAACAATTTAGCATGTTACATGCGAGCGTACGAGTATGTTTTCGGACCGAAAAACCACCGGTCCGTTCACAGGCTTTCCAGTCCCTTCAGTCCACAAGGTAATACGCAATGAAGCAGGAAGATCCTGCACAGCTCTGGTCGGTGTGTTTATCGGAACTGAGGGGCATGATGCCCGCGCAGACGTTCGCGACCTGGTTCGAGCGGACAAGGGGGCATGACGTAACACCGGATAGATTCACGATCGAGGTACCGAACCCGTTCTCCGGCGAACGGATGCTGAAGCGGTTTCACGACAAGATCAGCCAGGTCGTGACGACCCAGCTCGGTCGCCAGGTCGTCATTGACTATCACATTTTCGAGGGCAATTCGCAGATCATCCCGGTGCTTACCGACTTGCCCTCCTACGTGACGGACCGGGCGGACCGGGCAGACCGGGCGGACCGGGCGGATCAGGCGGACCGGGAACATCAGGCCGCGGGCGCAACGGAATCGGACAACCTCTACGACAACTACACCTTCGAGAACTTCGTCGTGGGGGAATGCAACGACTTCGCCCACGCGGCGTCCCTGGCCGTGGTGAAATCCCCGGGCCAGCAGACCTTCAATCCCCTGGTCATCTACGGCGGTGTCGGCCTGGGCAAGACCCACCTGGCGCAGGCGATCGCCCACGAATCGAAGCGGCTCGGTACTGTCGACCGAAGCAGGTACGTCACGTCGGAGATCTTCTACAACGAGTTCATCGAGTCCATCCAGGAAAAGAAGACGAAGGAGTTCGCGCAGACCTACCGGAACGTCGACCTGCTGATCGTGGACGACATCCAGTTCTTCTGCAAGGGGCACAAGGACCGAACCCAGGAGGAGTTCTTCCACACCTTCGACGTGTTGCGGCAGAAGGGCAAGCAGATCGTCCTGACCAGCGACCGGATACCGAAGGAGCTTTCCGGCCTGGAGGAACGGCTGGTGTCCCGGTTCGAGTGGGGGCTTCTCGCGGACATGAAGCCGCCCGACTACGAGACCCGGGAGGCCATTCTACAGAAGAAGGCGGACAAGGACGGACTGTCGCTCAGCCCGGACGTCATCGCCTATATCGCCGACCGCGTCGCATCGAACATCCGGGAGCTGGAAGGCGCCGTGCTCAGCCTGCTGGCCTACGCGTCGCTGAGTCACTGCGACATCACCATCGAAGTGGCGAAGCGGGTGCTGAGCAACAAGATCCGCAGAAAACAGCGCTCCGTGGGAATGGACGACATTCAAAAGGCCGCGGCCGGCCATTACGGCGTGCCCGTCGAGGATCTCGCCGCGAAGACACGGAAGAAGCACGTCGTGGCGGCCCGCCAGGCCGCCATGTATCTTTGCAGGGACATGACCCGCGCGTCGCTTAAGGATATCGGCGCGGTTTTCGGCAAGAGAGACCACACCACCGTCATACACGCCTGCCGGACGGTCGAGAAGCTTCTTTTGTCCGACGAAAACCTGCACGAAGACCTCGACAAGATCAGGAATGCCCTTTCATAGCCCCGCCTGCTGTCAAGCAACACTCTCCACACTGTCATATCCCCCGCAACCTGTGGATAACTCGATGGTTATCCACATTTTGTCAACAATTATCACCTCCTGTAACTTCTGATCCCACAATACGTTGCATAGTGTATTTACCGAATTTCCACACCAATCCACCAGGGTTAATGCACCGGAGTGTGGAAAGATCTCCGCCCGCAGTTAAAAAAGGCCTCGTTTCGGCCTGGAACAGACCTCGGAACGGTTTTCATACGTCCGACTGCTCATCGGCGTGGATCAGGCACATTTCCGGACTGGAGATGATGTGGATAACCCGGGGGATAAGGGGACGCGGAGTGTCAATGATTTGTGTATAACTGGCTGATTTGTCCCCTATTGGTTTCTAGTGTGTGGATTATGTGGATAAACAAGTGTTTAGGTGCCTGTTTCTCCACATCTTTGTTTTTTTGCAAATTATTGAATTTATTGTTGGTTATCATCACTAATGCGTATTTATGCACATATCCACATTCCTTATTAGTATTATTCCTTTCTTATACATACATAATACAATAGATAGTATACACAATATATTGTACGATTTCAGAGACATACCGCTACGTTCTACAATATAGGGTGGTTTTGCCTCACAAAACCCTTGCGCTGTCCCGAGCGTAATCTATATTATATTCAATAATAGTAATAGGTTACTGTACAATAAACCTCCCCGGTTCATTCTGTGCAGTGCGGATCCGACGAGGTAACCGGCGAAGAACGCCCTGAAGGCTGCCCAAAGGAGTACCCTGTGAAAATCACCATTCCGTCCAGTTCCACCCTCATGAGCGGTATTCAGACCGTCCTGAACGTCGTTCCGCCGAAGACGACCCTTCCTATCCTGTCCAACATGCTGCTGGAGACGGAAGACGGCCACCTGACCATAGGGGCCACCGACCTGGACATATTCATCATGACCAGGATCCCCGCCCAGATATCGGGAGAGGGATCGATCACGGTGCCTGGAAGGAAATTCGCGGAAATGGTGCGCGAGCTGCCCGACGCGCCCGTGGATATCGAGGTGGACGGGGTCAAGGTGATCATCCGGTGTGACCGCGGGGTTTTTCGCCTGGTGGGCATCAGCAAGGACGAGTACCCGGCACTGCCGGACGTGGCGTCCGATCAGACCATTGAGATACCCTCGTCTTCGCTGCAGCGGCTGATCCGCAAGACAGTGTACGCCGTATCGAAGGACGAGATCCACCCGAGTCTCTGGGGCGCGTTCCTCCGCATAGGCCGGGGTGCCGTCCGGATGGTGGCCACCGATGGGCACCGGCTGGCCAAGACGACGCTCCCCTGCGATGTTTCCGATGCGGCCACGGAAGGGATCATCGTGCCGCCCAAGGCGCTGAACAACCTCTCGCGCCTCATCGGGGAATCGGACTCGCCGTCCCGGATCACCATCGGCGAGAACCACGTCCTGTTCGAACTGGAGAATGCCCGGTTGTTCGCCAGGCTGATCGAAGCGACCTATCCGGACTACGAACGGGTGATTCCCACGGGCAATGACAAGGTGGTCAAGGTGAACCGCGAGGAGCTCGAGAGCGCCGTCCGCCGCGTGTCCGTGCTGTCCAATCCCTCCACCCGGCAGATCCGGTATTCCTTCCGGCCGGGATTCGTCGAACTGAGTTCCTTCAGCCACGATATCGGCGGCGAGGCCCGGGAAGAGGTGCCGGCCGAATACGAAGGCGAAGCCATGGACACGACCTACGATTTCCGCTACCTCCTCGACGTCGTGGAGCGGATAGAGAGCGAGGAAGTGGTTTTCAAACTGGATACGCCGGTCAGCGCGGGGATTATCACCCCCTCCCGGGAGGAATCGGAGGGCGAGGACTACGAGTGCCTGATCATGCCCTTCAGGACGACCGAGGCGGAAAGCTAAGGTGCACCTTCAAGGGCTGTCCCTCAGCCATTTCAGGAATTACGCATCCCTGTCGCTGGCCTGTGATTTGCAAACGAACGTTTTCATCGGATCGAACGGACAAGGAAAGACCAACCTCCTGGAAGCGGTTTACTACCTGTGCGTGGCCCGGTCCTGCCGCGAGGCACAGGACCGGGATCTCGTGCGCATGGGGGCGGACCACTTCCTGATACAGGGACAGGGCCGGTCCGCGGAGGGCAGGGAGGTCGAGGTACAGATCCGATACGCCCGCCCGTCGGGGAAGAAGGTCTTTGTAAACGAGTCGCCCCAGCGGAACCTGTCGGACCTGTATGGAATCCTGGCGGCCGTCGTGATCTCGCCGGACGACCGGAGGCTGGTCCAGGGCTCGCCGGGCTCGCGACGGCGGTTCCTCGACATCGCGATCTCGCAGTCCAACGCGCCGTATCTTACGGCCCTGCAGGAATACAGGCGGGTAGTCCGGCAACGCAACGAGGCTTTGCGCGCGCACCAGGAGCGGCCGGGGAGGACGGAGGACCTGGAGGTCTGGAACGCCCCGCTGGTCGCGCTGGGCAGCCGCATCATGAGAAAGCGGGTGGAAGTCGTCGAGGACCTGAAGGAAGAAGCCGGCCGCATTCACGCCGCCGTGAGCGACGACAACGAGTGCCTCGAGATCGCCTACGCGCCGTCCTTCGAATACGAGGCGCTTGCCGATATCGAGCAGGCCTTCGAGGAGGCGCTGGACCGCGCCGCGCCGCGGGAGAGGGCGCGGTGCATGACGGAGGTGGGGCCCCACCGGGACGACCTGTCCATCCGGATGAACGGGGTCTCGCTGCAGGCCTTCGGGTCGCAGGGACAGCACAAGACGGCGGCGACGGCCCTCAAGCTGGCGGAAGCCCGCTTCCTGTGGCGCCGGCTGCAGGCCCCGCCCCTGCTGCTGCTGGATGACATATTCGCGGAGATCGACGCCGCCAGGACGGGCCGCCTGATGGAAATGGTACCGGCCTACGGCCAGACCTTCATTACGACGGCCAAGGAAAGTGATATCGGGGACTACAACCGGGGGATCACCCGGTTCCGCGTCCACGGAGGCGCGGTGACGCCCTATGACTGAGGATCCGAACGTGACGCGACGGAAGAAGGCCACCACCCTTGGCGACGCGCTCCGGGAACTGGTGCGCAACCTCGGCATGGAAGGCAAGCTGGAGGAGCAGCAGGCCGTGGACCATTGGCCCCGGATCGTCGGGGAGCGCGTCGCGGCGCATGCGCGGGCAGTCTTCTTCGACGGCGGAAAGCTGTTCGTGGAGTGCGACAGCGCCACCTGGAGCCAGGAACTGCACTACATGAAGCCGGACATTCTGAACCGACTGGACCGGTCTTTCGGAAGACCCCTGGTCCGGGACATCATATTCACCAATACCAGAAGGTAAAATCGATGTCAGAAACACGGGAAAACACGCCGGATAGCCTGGACAACCTGGAAAACCCGGACAACCTGGACCGCTCCGGGAACACGAACACGCCGGACAACCTGGACCGCCAAGGCCGTCCGGACCACTCGAATGGTCCGGAATCGCCGGAGTCGGACTCCGGCACCCCGGATGCCGATCAGTACGACGCGGAGAACATCCAGGTCCTCAAGGGGCTCGAGGGGGTTCGCAAGCGCCCCGCCATGTACATCGGGAGCACCAGCGCCTCCGGCCTGCACCATCTCGTGGAAGAGGTGATGCAGAACGCCATCGACGAGCATCTCCAGGGATTCGGCGATACGATCAAGGTATACATCGAAGAAGACGGGCGGATCACCGTGATCGACAACGGACGCGGCATTCCGGTCGAAATGCACCCGACGGAGAACCGGCCGGCCGTGGAAGTCGTCATGACCATGCTCCACGCCGGCGGGAAGTTCGACAACAAGTCCTACAAGGTATCGGGAGGCCTGCACGGCGTGGGCGTGTCGGTGGTCAACGCGCTGGCCGAATGGCTGGTCGTCGAAGTGCGCCGGGACGGCAAGATCTACTACCAGCGCTACGAGCAGGGCATCCCCGTATGCGACCTGGAGGTCCGGGGCGAGACGACGGAGAACGGGACGACCGTCTCCTTCAAACCCGACGACGAGATCTTCGACTCGACGGAGTTCAATTTCGACCACATCGCCCACCGCTTCCGGGAACTGGCCTTCCTTAACCGCCACATGCGCATCGAGCTGCATGAGGAAGCCAGGGGCAAATCCGCCATTTTCGAGTACCGCGGGGGCATTGTCGAGTTCGTCGAGTACCTGAACGAGAACAAGACGGCCATCCACGACACCATCGGCATCCGCCAGGAACGGGACGGCAACCAGATCGACGTCGCCTTCCAGTACAACGACGGCTACCAGGAGAACATCTTCACCTACGCCAATACCGTGCGGACTTCGGAGGGCGGCTTCCACCTCGTGGGCTTCAAGACGGCCCTCACCCGTTCCATCAACAACTACGCCCAGCGGAACAACCTGCTGAAGAACCTCAAGGTGCCCATCACCGGAGACGACACGCGGGAAGGGATCACCGCCATCGTGAGCGTGATCATCCCCGATCCCCAGTTCGAGGGGCAGACCAAGGAGAAGCTCGGCAACAGCGACATTCGCGGCGTCGTGGAGTCGGTGGTCGGCGAGGGGCTCTCCGTGTACCTGGAAGAACATCCGGCCACGGCGAAGAGGATCGTCGAGAAATGCATCCAGGCGGCGGTTTCCCGCGACGCCGCCCGAAAGGCGCGGGAACTGACCCGCCGGAAGAGCGCGCTGGAAAACACCACCCTGCCCGGGAAGCTGGCCGACTGCACCCTGAAGGACCCCATGGCCTGCGAGATCTACCTCGTCGAGGGCGATTCGGCCGGCGGCACGGCCAAGTCGGGCCGCGACAAGACCTTCCAGGCCATCCTCCCCCTCTGGGGCAAGCCGCTCAATGTGGAGAAGGCCCGCATCGACACGGTGCTGAGCAACGACAAGCTCCAGCCCATCATCACCGCGCTCGGGGTCGGCATCGACGAGGATTTCGACCTGTCCCGGCTGCGCTACGGGCGCGTGATCATCATGGCGGACGCCGACCATGACGGGCTGCACATCCGCACGCTGCTCCTGACCTTCCTGTTCCGCTACATGCGTCCGCTGGTGGAGCACGGCCACGTCCTGATCGCCCAGCCGCCGCTCTACCGCGTGCGCAAGGGACGCCGGGAGGACTACCTCAAGAACGACCGGGAGCTCTGGGAATACCTGCTCAACCAGAGCGTGGACCGCACGAAGGTGCAGCGGGCGGACGCGAACGGCAACGGGCACGCCCTGACCGAAGACAAGCTGCTGGCCCATCTCCGCGAGATGATGGACTTCGAAGAGCAGCTCGGACGGCTGGTCAAGACAGGCATGAAGCGCGAACACATCCTGGATATGCTGAGAGACCGGGACCAGTACGACGCATACCGGAGGGAGCTGCGCGACCAGGCTGCAGTACGAAAAGCGCAGGAGGAAGCCGGCGAAGTCCCGGTGCCCGTGGATCCCGTCGAAGAGGCCCTGGACCCCTCCCTGTACGGCCGCCTTCGGAAGCTGTGCCTCCGGCTGGAGGACGTCATCGACAGCGAGATGGTGGTCAGCACGGACAAGACCGAGAAGCGGGTCAGGGGCGTCGGCAAGCTGATCGACGCGGTGCTGGACGTGGGGCGCGAAGGCGCCACCATCTCGCGGTACAAGGGGCTGGCCGAGATGGACGCCGAGGAACTGTGGCAGACCACGATGAACCCCGAAACCCGCACGCTGCTCCGGGTCACCCTGGACGACGCGGTGGAGGCGGACCGGATCTTCACGATCCTCATGGGCGACAACGTGGCCGCGCGAAACGATTTCATCCAGCGGAACGCCCTGCTGGTCAACAACCTGGACCTGCACTGATACCTGGCGCCTGCCCGGCGCGATCACAACATGAATTAACACGTTCAAGGGGAAAGCATGGCGGTAGAACAACACGACAACATCCAGCCGATCTTCATCGAAGACGAGATGAAGAGTTCCTATCTCGATTTCTCCATGAGCGTGAACCTGTCCCGGGCGATCCCGGACGTCCGCGACGGGTTCAAGCCGTCCCAGCGGCGCATTCTCGTGGCGATGCGCGACCTGAACCTCACGCCGGGACGGCCCACGCGGAAGTGCGCCAAGATCGTCGGCCAGACGATCGGGGACTACCACCCCCACGGCGACCTGGCCGTGTACGATACCCTCGCGCGGATGGCCCAGCCCTTCAGCATGCGCTACCCCATGGTCTTCGGCCAGGGCAATTTCGGGTCCATCGACGGCGATCCGCCGGGCGCCATGCGGTACACCGAATCGCGCATGTCCCGCCTGGCCATCGAGATGATGGAGGATATCGACAAGAACACCGTCGATTTCATGCCCAACTACGACGAGTCGAAAGACGAGCCGACCGTGCTGCCGGGCAAGTTCCCCAACCTGCTCTGCAACGGCTCCCTCGGCATCGGCGTGGGCATGGCCTCCAACCTCCCGTCCCATAACCTCAGCGAAGTGGTGGACGGCATCGTGGCGGTGATCGACCACCCGGAAATCACGATCGGGGAGCTCGCCGCGCACATCCAGGGACCCGATTTCGCCACCGGCGCCATCATCTACGGCCGCAACGCGATCAACGAGTATTTCCACACCGGCCGCGGGAAGATCAAGGTGCGCGCCCGCACGACGATCGAGGTGCACGAGCAGAGCGAAAAGGAAACCATCGTCGTCACGGAGATCCCCTACAAGGTCAACAAGTCCAGCCTGATCGAGAAGATCGCC is a window of Gemmatimonadota bacterium DNA encoding:
- the recF gene encoding DNA replication/repair protein RecF, producing the protein MHLQGLSLSHFRNYASLSLACDLQTNVFIGSNGQGKTNLLEAVYYLCVARSCREAQDRDLVRMGADHFLIQGQGRSAEGREVEVQIRYARPSGKKVFVNESPQRNLSDLYGILAAVVISPDDRRLVQGSPGSRRRFLDIAISQSNAPYLTALQEYRRVVRQRNEALRAHQERPGRTEDLEVWNAPLVALGSRIMRKRVEVVEDLKEEAGRIHAAVSDDNECLEIAYAPSFEYEALADIEQAFEEALDRAAPRERARCMTEVGPHRDDLSIRMNGVSLQAFGSQGQHKTAATALKLAEARFLWRRLQAPPLLLLDDIFAEIDAARTGRLMEMVPAYGQTFITTAKESDIGDYNRGITRFRVHGGAVTPYD
- a CDS encoding DUF721 domain-containing protein, with the translated sequence MTRRKKATTLGDALRELVRNLGMEGKLEEQQAVDHWPRIVGERVAAHARAVFFDGGKLFVECDSATWSQELHYMKPDILNRLDRSFGRPLVRDIIFTNTRR
- the gyrB gene encoding DNA topoisomerase (ATP-hydrolyzing) subunit B; translation: MSETRENTPDSLDNLENPDNLDRSGNTNTPDNLDRQGRPDHSNGPESPESDSGTPDADQYDAENIQVLKGLEGVRKRPAMYIGSTSASGLHHLVEEVMQNAIDEHLQGFGDTIKVYIEEDGRITVIDNGRGIPVEMHPTENRPAVEVVMTMLHAGGKFDNKSYKVSGGLHGVGVSVVNALAEWLVVEVRRDGKIYYQRYEQGIPVCDLEVRGETTENGTTVSFKPDDEIFDSTEFNFDHIAHRFRELAFLNRHMRIELHEEARGKSAIFEYRGGIVEFVEYLNENKTAIHDTIGIRQERDGNQIDVAFQYNDGYQENIFTYANTVRTSEGGFHLVGFKTALTRSINNYAQRNNLLKNLKVPITGDDTREGITAIVSVIIPDPQFEGQTKEKLGNSDIRGVVESVVGEGLSVYLEEHPATAKRIVEKCIQAAVSRDAARKARELTRRKSALENTTLPGKLADCTLKDPMACEIYLVEGDSAGGTAKSGRDKTFQAILPLWGKPLNVEKARIDTVLSNDKLQPIITALGVGIDEDFDLSRLRYGRVIIMADADHDGLHIRTLLLTFLFRYMRPLVEHGHVLIAQPPLYRVRKGRREDYLKNDRELWEYLLNQSVDRTKVQRADANGNGHALTEDKLLAHLREMMDFEEQLGRLVKTGMKREHILDMLRDRDQYDAYRRELRDQAAVRKAQEEAGEVPVPVDPVEEALDPSLYGRLRKLCLRLEDVIDSEMVVSTDKTEKRVRGVGKLIDAVLDVGREGATISRYKGLAEMDAEELWQTTMNPETRTLLRVTLDDAVEADRIFTILMGDNVAARNDFIQRNALLVNNLDLH
- the dnaN gene encoding DNA polymerase III subunit beta, whose translation is MKITIPSSSTLMSGIQTVLNVVPPKTTLPILSNMLLETEDGHLTIGATDLDIFIMTRIPAQISGEGSITVPGRKFAEMVRELPDAPVDIEVDGVKVIIRCDRGVFRLVGISKDEYPALPDVASDQTIEIPSSSLQRLIRKTVYAVSKDEIHPSLWGAFLRIGRGAVRMVATDGHRLAKTTLPCDVSDAATEGIIVPPKALNNLSRLIGESDSPSRITIGENHVLFELENARLFARLIEATYPDYERVIPTGNDKVVKVNREELESAVRRVSVLSNPSTRQIRYSFRPGFVELSSFSHDIGGEAREEVPAEYEGEAMDTTYDFRYLLDVVERIESEEVVFKLDTPVSAGIITPSREESEGEDYECLIMPFRTTEAES
- the dnaA gene encoding chromosomal replication initiator protein DnaA; translation: MKQEDPAQLWSVCLSELRGMMPAQTFATWFERTRGHDVTPDRFTIEVPNPFSGERMLKRFHDKISQVVTTQLGRQVVIDYHIFEGNSQIIPVLTDLPSYVTDRADRADRADRADQADREHQAAGATESDNLYDNYTFENFVVGECNDFAHAASLAVVKSPGQQTFNPLVIYGGVGLGKTHLAQAIAHESKRLGTVDRSRYVTSEIFYNEFIESIQEKKTKEFAQTYRNVDLLIVDDIQFFCKGHKDRTQEEFFHTFDVLRQKGKQIVLTSDRIPKELSGLEERLVSRFEWGLLADMKPPDYETREAILQKKADKDGLSLSPDVIAYIADRVASNIRELEGAVLSLLAYASLSHCDITIEVAKRVLSNKIRRKQRSVGMDDIQKAAAGHYGVPVEDLAAKTRKKHVVAARQAAMYLCRDMTRASLKDIGAVFGKRDHTTVIHACRTVEKLLLSDENLHEDLDKIRNALS